The Lathyrus oleraceus cultivar Zhongwan6 unplaced genomic scaffold, CAAS_Psat_ZW6_1.0 chrUn0412, whole genome shotgun sequence DNA segment TCAATGTATTTTCATAAGCAAAAGAGTTTAAATATAAGAGTAGTGTTATTTAAAACAATGTATCAACCTTATCAACCATAGTAAATTTCACGTGACAATATATTATATATGATTTTGCACACAAAAAAACATTAAATCAATAAAGTATAACAAAATATATAGTGAACAATCCAATACCATAAAATTTTATTGGTCATACTATCCAATACACAATTATGCAATGTTAGGTtttataaatttaattaaacttaaataaatttgaattttgaattaATTTTGCAAGAGGCATCAATAGTCGGCGTACCCATCTTTTTAATGAATACAAAATTAAGAACTCATCGACAAATAAATATTACATATTTTAACTTATCGAAAACAACAAAATTTTTACTTCACGGTATATATTTGATCATAATATGCATCGTGACTACATGCAATTTCTAATATTCATCTGGGTGATCTGTTAAGCGATTGCGGCATTCATTAGGCAGACCACGAGCAAAACGTATAAAATCACGACAATAGTCATAAACAATCAATTTTGAATAAATCTCTTTGAGCTTCTTCCTTGTTTCACCATTAAGACCTTTATCTTCTCCGCCATTGAAACCTAAGCAATTATTTGATGGACTAGGCATGCACGCATTAGCACTGAAGTTTCTAAATCCAGCCGTGAATGGAGACTTTGACCAATCAATTTTCACTTGTCCCCCTCTTGTTGCCCATGAATCTCCATTCCATAGTGTTGTGTATAATTTCATTGGTTGCCTTGTTGGGAATGGAACACCAATGTTTTGTCTATTATGTATCACTCTTATGGGTATGTTATCCACCAATATTCTGCATAGATGCCAAACACATGATATAGTTATATGTATATATACATTGTTTGTTCCATATATTGAATTATATTTTTTTCATTGTTTTAGAAAGAATTTTTGTTATGGAGATCAAGATATTGTCACTTAGATCAAGGGACATAGATTAATGATAATGATAGAATCATGTAATCTTAGGATTTGGATTATGTGCGATGTGATTGTACGCAATCATCAATTTTGGTCAATTTGTTGAGGTTCTAATTCACATTGAATTTCTAATAGGTATTATTGATGGTTAATGTATTAAAATCTAGTAtaatttaatcttgatttttgtGATATGTATTAACTCGGGTATTAGGTCTAGTAGAAATTAAGGTTAGACGGTGATCCAAAATTTGAATTCAACTGTGAGAGGCGCCACATTTAGTGGATGACATGTCTCGAATAAAATTATGTACCTTTAATGAAGGGAAATGTGAAACAccaaataaaaaatatttctaATAAAGTTTATGAAAATTTACTTAAACAATGAAAAACTTACATTATGCGCTGAGGATTCCAATCAATAGAGTAAGTGTGAAAGTCGTTTGTGGGATCAAACCAAAGATAGAATTGTACCTCATGACCTCCATCACCATTGGCATAAAAATTGGTTGAGAGAATATATGGATCACCAGACAAGTTACCCAAAAATTCCATATCAATCTCATCATGGTGTGGTCCTTGAGAACTTAGCTGCATATATGCATATATGCGAAATTAAATAGCCATACAATAAGTAAAAGTTTCTTATATTATGCAATGTGTTATGTGTGTGCGCAACCATAATAGTAATAACTTGTTTTCCATATCTATAAGTTTTGCCACAATATAACGATTTGAATTGGCTAATGTCATAAATCTTACACATTCAAGTGGCTAGCTCATCGATGACAAGTTGAATCAAGATCAAACAATATATATTTCAAACTCAATATTTTTAGAATTTAAAATATCCAAATCTACTTGATTCATGCATTGTTTGACCTCGATCTAAGCGTCACCGATGTGCCAATTGTGTGAATTTTTAATTATAGGAAGTTGTAATATGCAATATAATGGTTTTATTAGTCTCTTTAACAACATCACAAACGTAATTTTGCCACATCAATCACATTTACCGAAATATTAAAATTTGGAATATATATGCAATTGTCATTTAAAACTATAACAAATGTGAATTAAGAGTTTGCATATATGAGTGTAGTTTTGTAACAAAGTACATACATAATATGCAGTGACAGTGCCTGCAGAGTTTCCTGGCACAAGTTTGATTTGCATATCAAATCGTCCAAACAAATATTCATTCTGAGTACCAATGCCAGAGCCAGAATATTTATCCATTGTAAGTGTCATACAATTGCCACCATCTTGTATGTTAGCCCTTTTATCTCCAAATAGAATGTTAAAATCAGTGTTGAAATTTCCTCCAAATGCAATTGTACTAAAGGTTAAGCATAAGCAAAGTAAGAGAAACACAGAGTTATTAGCATATGAAGAAACCATAATTAACTAATGTTTCACTTTGTGTAAATTGATAAATTAAAATTTTGAAAAGGGTTATTTAAATTGAAGTTGGTGTCATATTTTGTGTAAAACGCAACGGATTTAGATCAATTTAGTTGTCTGAAGCTCAATGTTACAACGACAACTCACAAGTCACTGTTATTGTTGAAAGTCACACCTCAATTTTATTAACAAAATTTTTTTATGGCAAAAATATTTGTTCCTTTTAAGCCTTGTTtgaatgcttaatgttgaaaaGTTGGATTCAAGTCAAAAGCCCAAAATAGGGAAATATTATACTTGAGAGATAAATATCATGGAAGGGGTTCTTAGCACATTAAAATACCATGGAAGGGAAATATTAAcacattaaaataaaataaaagtacATGTTGAGAAATCGTTCTCCAAAAGTTATCTTTTTACTTATATGATTAAGTAAAATTTATGTTTAGCTACTACAATAAAATATAGTTAGTTACTATAAATAAGTTTATTTGTATAAAATTAGGagaaatataataataaaaagatGATTACATGTTTGATACATTTATTTTGTCTTATTTTGGCACTTATGACATCCTAAATATTTTACAGAGATATTtagtttttttttgaaaatatataCAAAGTCAATTATTGATGAAATTTAAGTCTTTTTGTATAAGAATAAATTTAAATCTTTAAAGTGTTGtagatttaaaaaaatatatttattgaATAGATATTATTAATCTTTATGTTTTGTGTTCctttaatttatattttatataaGTAAAATATCGTGATTTATTTTGTTGATATAATATATTTTGGGTTAAATATATTTTAGGTCCTCTTAAAATATTTACTTTCATTTTTAGTCTCTCTATATATTTTCTCTTTTCAGTTTTAGTATATTCTTTTTTATAACAGTTCGTATTGCATGTTCCAACTGACTTCTTTTGAAGACCTGTCATTAATAAGATCTTAAAATATCATTAGCTTAAAAATTAACTATTTAATCTTTAATTTTTATTAGTTTACATCTAACTTCAGCTCATTCACAAATTACTTTATCATGAGGCATCAAAATGTTAAATTGAGTGTTACCTAAAAAACTACTATTCGTCAAAGCACAATTAACATCAAATCTAGAAATTAATTATCGTAACGATTCAACCACATCACAACGGTCACACAAAAAAAGAGAATCTAAATTAATAGTCTCACTGACCAAAAAATGGTATATCTTCAAAATAGACATAGTGTTACGAATAGATCAAAAACATTACATTACGAGGAAAATTTTCGTGCAAAATATATAACATTATCTTTATACTCGTAATTTCTAGATAAATGATTTGAAATAGTTAACAATCCTCAAAAATACCGACAAATTAATCAATATTATCTTTTTCTGTTTTTTAGGCCTAAAATTTCATTATTTTATAGAGGATAAAGAAAATTCcataattaaaaattaaa contains these protein-coding regions:
- the LOC127114182 gene encoding xyloglucan endotransglucosylase protein 1 → MVSSYANNSVFLLLCLCLTFSTIAFGGNFNTDFNILFGDKRANIQDGGNCMTLTMDKYSGSGIGTQNEYLFGRFDMQIKLVPGNSAGTVTAYYLSSQGPHHDEIDMEFLGNLSGDPYILSTNFYANGDGGHEVQFYLWFDPTNDFHTYSIDWNPQRIIILVDNIPIRVIHNRQNIGVPFPTRQPMKLYTTLWNGDSWATRGGQVKIDWSKSPFTAGFRNFSANACMPSPSNNCLGFNGGEDKGLNGETRKKLKEIYSKLIVYDYCRDFIRFARGLPNECRNRLTDHPDEY